From a single Paraburkholderia hospita genomic region:
- a CDS encoding phospholipase D family nuclease: MMNSRFLRRWVAAAAIAVAAQGAIAAQALPAGAAYDLGFSPAVGPASALDVVLQAIGSARSSIVVVAYSFTSKPIATALLAAHRRGVKVAVVADRGQNAKSYSAVWFLANQGVPVRLNDRYEATHDKFMVIDGLHVETGSFNYSSAAANRNAENALVLWNAKPLADRYGAEWARLWQESVELKPAY; the protein is encoded by the coding sequence ATGATGAACTCTCGCTTCCTTCGGCGCTGGGTCGCCGCTGCCGCGATCGCCGTTGCGGCGCAGGGCGCGATCGCAGCGCAAGCGCTGCCCGCCGGCGCTGCGTATGACCTCGGGTTTTCGCCGGCCGTCGGCCCTGCGAGCGCACTGGACGTCGTGCTGCAGGCGATCGGCAGCGCGCGCTCGTCGATTGTTGTCGTTGCGTACAGCTTCACGAGCAAACCGATCGCGACCGCATTGCTGGCCGCGCATCGCCGCGGGGTGAAGGTCGCCGTCGTTGCCGATCGCGGGCAGAACGCGAAGAGTTATTCGGCTGTGTGGTTCCTCGCGAACCAGGGTGTGCCTGTGCGGTTGAACGACCGATACGAGGCGACGCACGACAAGTTCATGGTGATCGACGGACTTCACGTGGAGACCGGCTCGTTCAACTACTCGTCGGCGGCCGCGAACCGGAATGCGGAGAACGCACTGGTCCTGTGGAACGCGAAACCGCTCGCAGATCGGTACGGGGCCGAGTGGGCGCGGCTATGGCAGGAGAGCGTCGAGCTGAAGCCCGCATATTGA
- a CDS encoding TraM recognition domain-containing protein, with amino-acid sequence MALDPNHEIDSARLTVDTRSAEQRFFAALYRPSTFRNFLVLFIGLQVYLPALWPVWVILLWMMVMSFQDQKFQMPLRMPKDVGGLDRTDYYEELVEENMLWGFVRRSKTLRKYLVAGGILYLGFLRSRNLHDQGRELWLTNSDARTHMFEVGTTGSGKSEGLMGTFHNAICWGSGACYGDGKADSNLAFCLWSLSRRHGREDDFLILNYLTGGMDPFQRIVDEELGRFAGRAVLAQSNSMNSFGDGSADFLLQLMASLLPRASGDGAQWQQKALNMIDALLRTLCYKRAKGELDISIGVIRHYLALQNLVQFYIEGREGKIPELAFLPIKAYFETGLPGFNPAQAHDPTQWDPEVFNQHGYLTGQFARTLSMMMDTYGFIFADKYPEIDMLDVLLNNRLLVVMIPSLEKSASEAASLGKLYISSIRLMMAQNLGYRLEGTKAEVLDAKATNAPNPSVIISDELAYYFAEGIAVMFAQARSLGFMMIAAVQDVQGLKRGEASEESASMIANTKVKWTLALEDPEDTFELIKKAGGDAYFSVLSGHDATMGTFTTSNQAQAQSSVERREKITLNELKKLNAGEGMVIFKDAVVPCASYYIPDEHKKTSKLRARINRFLQIERPQFKRLPRSAEKVSSADVHSADYIFAQLRRSEKPYYPSLDDPILSAVVGAVAHMNDIQRFEVTPTERGIVLFEAARKAMKEAEAAGRSGYMHEPRHDDPIELMPMDDDDDIPESAFDE; translated from the coding sequence ATGGCATTGGACCCGAATCACGAGATCGACTCGGCGAGACTGACAGTCGACACCCGCAGCGCCGAGCAGCGGTTTTTCGCTGCGCTCTACCGGCCGTCGACGTTCCGCAACTTCCTGGTGCTGTTCATCGGCCTGCAGGTCTATCTGCCTGCGCTGTGGCCGGTATGGGTCATTCTGCTCTGGATGATGGTCATGTCGTTTCAGGACCAGAAATTCCAGATGCCGCTGCGCATGCCGAAAGATGTCGGCGGGCTCGATCGTACCGACTACTACGAGGAACTCGTCGAAGAGAACATGCTGTGGGGCTTCGTGCGACGCTCGAAGACCCTGCGCAAGTATCTCGTCGCCGGCGGCATTCTCTATCTTGGCTTCCTGCGATCGCGCAACCTGCACGATCAGGGCCGTGAACTCTGGTTGACGAACTCGGACGCGCGCACGCACATGTTCGAGGTCGGAACCACGGGTAGCGGCAAAAGCGAAGGGTTGATGGGCACGTTCCACAACGCGATTTGCTGGGGCTCAGGGGCCTGCTATGGGGACGGCAAGGCGGACTCGAATCTCGCCTTCTGCTTATGGTCGTTGTCGCGCCGTCACGGCCGCGAGGATGACTTCCTGATCCTGAATTACCTCACCGGTGGCATGGACCCGTTCCAGCGCATCGTGGACGAAGAGCTCGGCCGCTTTGCTGGCCGTGCGGTGCTCGCGCAGTCGAACTCGATGAACTCGTTCGGCGACGGCTCTGCCGACTTCCTGCTGCAATTGATGGCATCGCTGCTGCCGCGTGCAAGCGGCGACGGCGCGCAGTGGCAACAGAAGGCGCTGAACATGATCGACGCCCTGCTCCGCACGCTCTGCTACAAGCGAGCGAAGGGCGAGCTGGACATTTCGATTGGAGTGATCCGCCATTACCTCGCGCTGCAGAACCTAGTGCAGTTCTATATCGAAGGCCGCGAAGGCAAGATCCCCGAACTGGCGTTCCTGCCGATCAAGGCGTACTTCGAGACCGGCCTGCCCGGTTTCAACCCGGCGCAGGCGCACGATCCTACGCAGTGGGACCCGGAAGTGTTCAACCAGCACGGCTATCTGACCGGGCAGTTCGCTCGCACGCTGTCGATGATGATGGACACGTATGGCTTCATCTTCGCCGATAAGTACCCCGAGATCGACATGCTCGACGTGCTGCTGAACAACCGGCTGCTCGTCGTGATGATCCCTTCGCTGGAGAAATCGGCGTCTGAGGCAGCGTCGCTCGGCAAGCTGTACATCTCGTCGATCCGCTTGATGATGGCGCAGAACCTCGGCTACCGGCTCGAAGGCACGAAGGCGGAAGTGCTGGATGCGAAGGCAACGAACGCGCCGAACCCGTCGGTCATCATCAGCGACGAGCTTGCCTATTACTTCGCCGAGGGCATCGCGGTCATGTTCGCTCAGGCCCGTTCGCTGGGCTTCATGATGATTGCCGCGGTACAGGACGTGCAGGGCCTCAAGCGCGGGGAGGCAAGCGAAGAATCGGCCTCGATGATCGCGAACACGAAGGTGAAGTGGACGCTCGCGCTCGAGGACCCGGAAGACACGTTCGAGCTCATCAAGAAAGCCGGTGGCGACGCGTATTTCAGCGTTCTGTCAGGTCACGATGCGACGATGGGCACGTTCACGACGTCGAACCAGGCGCAGGCGCAATCGAGCGTCGAGCGTCGCGAAAAGATCACGCTGAACGAGCTGAAGAAGCTCAACGCTGGCGAAGGCATGGTGATCTTCAAGGACGCCGTGGTGCCGTGCGCGTCGTACTACATCCCGGACGAGCACAAAAAGACGTCGAAGCTCCGGGCGCGTATCAACCGCTTCCTGCAGATCGAACGGCCGCAGTTCAAGCGTCTGCCGCGTAGCGCCGAGAAGGTCAGCAGCGCAGACGTGCATTCGGCCGACTACATCTTTGCGCAGCTCCGTCGGAGCGAGAAACCGTATTACCCGTCGCTGGACGATCCGATCCTGTCGGCGGTAGTGGGTGCGGTCGCCCACATGAACGACATCCAGCGCTTCGAGGTTACGCCGACGGAGCGCGGGATTGTCCTTTTTGAAGCTGCACGCAAGGCGATGAAAGAGGCCGAGGCAGCCGGCCGTTCCGGGTACATGCATGAGCCGCGTCACGACGACCCTATCGAGCTGATGCCGATGGATGATGACGACGACATACCCGAATCCGCCTTCGATGAATAA
- the dnaG gene encoding DNA primase, producing MAKYIRFGDDFLDRLRSETDLPALIERDVKLKRAGQSFVACCPFHEEKTPSFHVSPDKHTYRCWGCGARGDAIEWMRNKHHMSFHDAVVHLAGVCGIPLPVEDRDSDEDKAQRKRLATLYQALKEAARVFSRGLAKSPAARAYLEEKRALTASTIDRFGLGVVAKGVVELMAGSTSRDALLASGLAAQRDDGEIYDRFRHRIMFPIHNETGNLVGFAGRSMIEKPDKTPKYINCPETEIFHKGRELYALHLAKPAIRSGRVAVIVEGYFDVISLHQAGDERAVAPMGTALTNLQVRRLLVHADTIVFAFDGDAAGRKAALAAAAVLLDEMKDGKSARFLFLPDDEDPDSFVRSHGLEAWHAATEQAVPLSAFLADYVAHGLDRNVPESQVKAAEKAKAILARIQHAELFGRAMKAKLEEIIGVALD from the coding sequence ATGGCCAAGTACATCCGGTTCGGCGATGACTTTCTGGACCGTCTCCGAAGCGAGACCGATCTGCCGGCGCTGATTGAACGTGACGTGAAACTCAAACGCGCCGGTCAGAGCTTTGTCGCGTGTTGCCCGTTCCACGAAGAGAAGACGCCTTCATTCCACGTGTCGCCCGACAAGCACACGTATCGGTGCTGGGGATGCGGTGCGCGCGGCGATGCGATCGAGTGGATGCGGAACAAGCATCACATGTCGTTTCACGACGCTGTGGTGCATCTGGCCGGGGTCTGCGGCATTCCCCTGCCCGTCGAGGATCGGGACAGCGACGAGGATAAGGCGCAGCGCAAGCGCCTCGCCACGCTCTATCAGGCGCTGAAAGAGGCCGCGCGGGTGTTTTCGCGTGGCTTGGCGAAGAGTCCGGCCGCGCGCGCCTACCTCGAGGAGAAGCGCGCACTGACGGCCTCGACGATCGATCGCTTCGGGTTGGGCGTTGTCGCGAAGGGCGTCGTCGAGCTGATGGCTGGCTCGACGAGTCGCGATGCGCTGCTGGCCTCCGGGCTTGCCGCGCAACGCGACGACGGCGAGATCTACGACCGCTTTCGCCATCGCATCATGTTCCCGATCCATAACGAAACCGGAAACCTCGTCGGGTTCGCCGGTCGTTCGATGATCGAGAAGCCCGACAAGACGCCGAAGTACATCAATTGCCCGGAGACCGAGATCTTTCACAAGGGCCGCGAGCTGTACGCGCTGCATCTTGCGAAGCCGGCGATCCGCAGCGGGCGAGTTGCCGTGATCGTGGAAGGCTATTTCGACGTCATCAGCCTGCACCAGGCCGGCGACGAGCGCGCTGTCGCGCCGATGGGCACGGCGCTGACCAACCTGCAGGTGCGCCGGCTACTGGTCCACGCGGACACGATCGTGTTCGCGTTCGACGGCGACGCGGCGGGACGCAAGGCCGCGCTCGCGGCCGCAGCCGTGCTGCTCGACGAGATGAAGGACGGCAAGTCGGCGCGCTTCCTGTTTCTTCCCGACGACGAAGATCCCGATAGCTTCGTGCGGTCGCACGGACTTGAAGCATGGCACGCCGCGACGGAACAGGCTGTGCCTCTGAGTGCGTTCCTTGCCGACTACGTGGCTCACGGGCTCGACCGAAACGTGCCAGAAAGTCAGGTCAAGGCCGCCGAGAAGGCAAAAGCAATCCTCGCGCGAATCCAGCACGCCGAGCTGTTCGGCCGTGCAATGAAGGCGAAGCTCGAGGAAATCATCGGCGTCGCATTGGACTGA
- a CDS encoding DsbC family protein — translation MKSNDIIRPFEKSLLVQFGSTGELQHVSTLRLDQGVTFIRSGNTIEARYHDGAGEAFVVERFSSEPLANTAFHNLQAALKRYARVRRFAGYWKAAVKWGFAPLTVAVLALGINMAATRAVGGSVGGSAGGIGAAGAAPMVPLPSNLGTAAAQPPIARPAVASPAELALAMADGAKSGKYAVQLSKGSKGTLYVFSDPSCPHCQDLEPELDKLAKDYTIYIFPVTVIGGEASSHRTAKLMCAKPDARGALWKKIVQGDDLPNAECAEGTDAVARNDKMFRVMRFLGTPTIINAAGEQTPDSIPNTADAINQWMSTATTASK, via the coding sequence GTGAAGAGCAACGACATCATTCGGCCGTTCGAGAAATCGCTGCTTGTGCAGTTTGGCAGCACCGGGGAGTTGCAGCATGTCAGCACGCTGCGGCTCGATCAGGGCGTGACGTTCATTCGGTCGGGAAACACGATCGAGGCGCGCTATCACGATGGCGCCGGCGAGGCGTTTGTCGTCGAGCGCTTTTCGAGCGAGCCGCTCGCGAACACGGCGTTTCATAACCTGCAGGCGGCGTTGAAGCGCTATGCACGCGTGCGGCGATTCGCGGGCTACTGGAAAGCGGCGGTGAAATGGGGCTTCGCGCCCCTGACGGTGGCCGTCCTCGCGCTCGGGATCAACATGGCGGCGACGCGCGCGGTGGGCGGCTCGGTGGGCGGCTCGGCGGGCGGCATCGGCGCGGCGGGTGCAGCGCCGATGGTGCCGCTGCCCAGCAATTTGGGCACCGCCGCGGCGCAGCCGCCCATCGCGCGGCCGGCGGTGGCCTCTCCCGCCGAACTGGCTCTCGCGATGGCAGACGGCGCGAAGTCGGGCAAGTACGCCGTCCAGTTGTCGAAGGGCAGCAAGGGCACGCTGTACGTGTTCTCCGATCCGTCCTGCCCGCACTGCCAGGATCTCGAACCGGAGCTCGACAAGCTCGCGAAGGATTACACGATCTACATCTTCCCGGTGACGGTTATCGGCGGCGAAGCGTCGTCGCATCGCACGGCGAAGCTCATGTGTGCAAAGCCCGACGCACGCGGCGCGTTGTGGAAGAAGATCGTGCAGGGTGACGATCTTCCGAACGCCGAATGCGCCGAGGGTACGGATGCGGTTGCCCGGAACGACAAGATGTTCCGCGTAATGCGGTTCCTCGGCACGCCGACCATCATCAATGCGGCCGGCGAGCAAACGCCCGACTCGATTCCGAACACGGCGGACGCGATCAATCAGTGGATGTCGACCGCGACGACGGCAAGCAAGTAA
- a CDS encoding secretion/conjugation apparatus DotM-related subunit has protein sequence MSATQGKRDDMGLVYLGMLGLAAGFCWFMWYSSHADIVYYGLKLAWYQLSALDWPFMPDAIRRWKQEVAYLAMRPATVSFDQFLSMMNRAGYLFVWIPILLAIRGIKLAVKHKANLTRRKVTVQTLPWIMSNHSPAIIPSLYYGDKDTLLLNVDPEEHRSSINPEEWVEQHGLLVNGVLDRERCRALFVADLGQPVKSLDELKPQEKAMFAIFGTRLLADGKDGGKAQDLLDALNRSCHKHTWNGKKGYPDLSIANKPFAKYAQHPEAQRWLEKHPYPRTLLHAMHKAAQGSGKLPSSHFRWLKGMDRGLWYALNTTGRKTPFLESAAVFTQTLWEDFAFDSGYRLTEPHVDDAVDGVEAYLIKVGLMAPRKNKE, from the coding sequence ATGAGTGCAACGCAAGGTAAGCGCGACGACATGGGCCTCGTGTATCTCGGGATGCTCGGGCTCGCAGCGGGCTTCTGCTGGTTCATGTGGTACTCGTCGCATGCCGACATCGTGTACTACGGCCTCAAGCTCGCGTGGTATCAACTGTCGGCGCTCGATTGGCCGTTCATGCCGGATGCGATCCGGCGATGGAAGCAGGAGGTCGCCTATCTGGCCATGCGCCCAGCGACTGTGTCATTCGATCAGTTTCTCTCGATGATGAACCGGGCTGGCTACCTGTTCGTGTGGATTCCGATCTTGCTGGCGATCCGGGGCATCAAGCTCGCGGTGAAGCACAAGGCGAACCTAACTCGGCGAAAAGTCACGGTACAGACGCTGCCGTGGATCATGTCGAATCACTCGCCGGCGATCATCCCGTCGCTGTATTACGGCGACAAGGACACGTTGCTGCTGAACGTCGATCCGGAGGAACACCGGAGCTCGATCAATCCAGAGGAATGGGTCGAGCAGCACGGTCTGCTGGTGAACGGCGTACTGGACCGCGAGCGCTGCCGAGCCCTGTTTGTTGCGGATCTCGGTCAGCCCGTGAAGTCGCTGGACGAGCTGAAACCGCAGGAGAAAGCGATGTTCGCGATCTTCGGCACGCGGCTGCTCGCCGACGGGAAGGATGGCGGTAAGGCGCAGGATCTGCTCGATGCGCTGAACCGTTCGTGCCACAAGCATACGTGGAACGGTAAGAAGGGATACCCCGACCTGTCGATCGCGAACAAGCCGTTCGCGAAATATGCCCAGCATCCCGAAGCGCAGCGATGGCTCGAAAAGCATCCCTACCCGCGCACGCTGTTGCACGCCATGCACAAGGCGGCGCAGGGCTCGGGCAAGCTGCCGTCATCCCATTTCCGCTGGCTCAAGGGTATGGACCGGGGACTCTGGTACGCCCTCAACACCACGGGCCGCAAAACGCCCTTTCTCGAATCGGCCGCAGTCTTCACGCAGACCCTGTGGGAAGACTTCGCGTTTGACAGCGGCTATCGGCTCACCGAGCCCCACGTCGACGATGCGGTCGATGGCGTGGAAGCCTACCTCATCAAAGTCGGCCTTATGGCCCCGCGCAAGAACAAGGAGTAA
- a CDS encoding lytic transglycosylase domain-containing protein, protein MLLKRVSAAVGLMAVAHIAHASATAGVVAVPACVVQAANDYTLPVRGLLAVWLTEGGRLGTVSKNTNGTADYGPMQINTVWATRLETQFGVTRQMITDDFCWSVRAGAYILRYEINQAGGSFWDGVGHYHSRTPQYKYQYIERVYRNSMKF, encoded by the coding sequence ATGCTTTTGAAGCGAGTCAGTGCCGCCGTCGGCCTGATGGCCGTCGCGCATATAGCGCATGCGTCTGCAACAGCCGGCGTCGTGGCCGTGCCGGCATGTGTTGTTCAGGCCGCGAACGATTACACGCTGCCGGTGCGTGGGCTGCTGGCCGTCTGGCTGACCGAGGGCGGCCGCCTCGGCACGGTGAGCAAGAACACGAACGGGACGGCGGACTATGGCCCGATGCAGATCAATACCGTGTGGGCAACGCGTCTCGAAACGCAGTTTGGCGTGACGCGCCAGATGATTACGGACGACTTCTGTTGGTCTGTTCGCGCAGGCGCATACATCCTGCGCTACGAGATCAACCAGGCGGGCGGCAGCTTTTGGGATGGTGTCGGGCACTATCACTCGCGCACGCCGCAGTACAAGTATCAGTACATCGAGCGCGTCTATCGCAACTCGATGAAATTTTGA
- the topB gene encoding DNA topoisomerase III yields MGKALIVAEKPSVAADIAKALGGFTKADGYFESDDAIVAPARGHLVKQTVPVADGKDMWKIGALPIIPDSFELEVIDGCTAEFSRLKKLMARDDVASVVNACDAGREGELIFRLIYNKAGCRKPTKRMWIQSMVASAIRKAHDDLRPGAEFDHLSDAAFCRSEADWIVGVNGTRATTALRERQTQRREVSPVGRVQTPTLAMPVIREREIAAFVARDYWEIHGTFRAEAGTYVAKWIGDADGGSDSAGEGDAESEQTGARWFDKAKAQAIVDKCKGVDPSSVVDESKPEERHAPALFDLTALQREANKRFKFSAKKTLDIAQALYEKHKATTYPRTDSRALPEDYLETATTTLASFATTPLDAHAQRVIDNGWVQPDKRIFNNADISDHFAIVPTGQQPDGLSPDEQKIYDLVSRRFIAVFHPSAKYEKTVRTTIVADETFRASGKVLVDPGWLAVYGDKADDDATPALCKVADGESVKTDSIDLKALRTKAPKRYTEATLLSAMENAGRQVEDKDIRAAMKANGIGRPATRAAIIEGLLEDKDKNGNPKEPYLLRDDNELVPTPKGMDLIAFLEQAGIDFLVSPQMTGEWEQKLLRMEKGDYRRIAFMSEIADLSTGMVNTIRAKHGELPEPVAKALDAPCPKCGAAVHVDGRAYQCSGCDFKVWGEILGRRLTEGEASKLLADRKTGVLSGFTSRSSGKKFSAALKLDIDTGKIDFEFEDRAAPASNGEAKQLKAKCPKCSSAIEVQAWNYACTGCDFKVRTEIASRKLSASDAETLISKGKTGVLAGFVSKSKRKFSASLKLDASNGSVTFEFEDRK; encoded by the coding sequence ATGGGTAAAGCACTGATAGTCGCCGAGAAACCGTCCGTCGCCGCTGACATCGCGAAAGCGCTTGGCGGCTTCACCAAAGCCGACGGGTACTTCGAGAGCGACGACGCGATCGTCGCTCCGGCAAGAGGGCATTTGGTGAAACAGACGGTGCCGGTCGCCGACGGCAAAGACATGTGGAAGATCGGCGCCTTGCCGATCATTCCGGACAGCTTCGAGCTCGAGGTCATCGACGGCTGTACCGCCGAATTCAGCCGGCTGAAAAAGCTGATGGCACGCGACGACGTGGCCAGCGTCGTCAATGCGTGCGACGCCGGGCGCGAGGGCGAACTGATCTTCCGCCTCATCTACAACAAGGCGGGGTGCCGGAAGCCGACGAAACGCATGTGGATTCAATCGATGGTCGCGTCGGCCATACGCAAGGCGCACGACGATCTGCGCCCCGGCGCCGAATTCGACCATCTTTCAGACGCTGCCTTTTGCCGCTCCGAAGCTGACTGGATTGTCGGCGTCAACGGTACGCGTGCGACGACCGCGTTGCGCGAGCGGCAGACGCAGCGTCGCGAGGTATCACCCGTCGGGCGCGTCCAGACGCCAACGCTCGCCATGCCAGTCATACGCGAGCGCGAGATTGCCGCGTTCGTCGCGCGCGATTATTGGGAGATCCACGGCACGTTTCGCGCAGAGGCAGGCACCTATGTCGCGAAGTGGATCGGCGATGCCGACGGCGGCAGCGATTCGGCAGGCGAGGGCGATGCCGAATCCGAGCAAACCGGCGCACGATGGTTCGACAAGGCGAAGGCGCAGGCTATCGTCGATAAATGCAAAGGCGTTGATCCATCGTCCGTGGTGGACGAGTCGAAGCCCGAGGAGCGCCACGCCCCCGCACTCTTCGACCTGACCGCGCTCCAACGTGAAGCCAACAAACGCTTCAAGTTCTCCGCGAAGAAGACGCTCGACATCGCACAAGCGCTCTACGAGAAGCACAAGGCCACCACCTATCCGCGCACGGACTCCCGAGCGCTGCCGGAGGACTATCTCGAAACGGCCACGACCACGCTGGCCAGCTTCGCCACGACGCCACTCGATGCGCATGCGCAGCGCGTCATTGACAACGGCTGGGTACAGCCCGACAAACGTATCTTCAACAACGCCGACATCAGCGACCACTTCGCCATCGTGCCGACGGGCCAGCAGCCGGACGGTCTGTCCCCTGACGAGCAGAAGATCTATGACCTCGTGTCGCGCCGCTTCATCGCGGTGTTTCATCCGTCGGCGAAATACGAGAAGACCGTGCGGACCACCATCGTCGCGGATGAAACGTTCCGTGCCTCCGGCAAGGTGCTGGTCGATCCGGGCTGGCTCGCGGTCTATGGCGACAAGGCTGATGACGACGCGACGCCCGCGCTTTGCAAGGTCGCAGATGGCGAGTCCGTCAAAACCGACTCGATCGACCTGAAGGCGTTGCGCACCAAAGCGCCGAAGCGCTACACCGAGGCGACGCTTCTGTCGGCAATGGAAAATGCCGGCCGCCAAGTCGAAGACAAGGACATCCGCGCCGCGATGAAGGCCAACGGCATCGGCCGCCCAGCCACGCGCGCGGCGATCATCGAGGGCCTGCTCGAAGACAAGGACAAGAACGGCAATCCCAAAGAGCCCTACCTTCTGCGCGACGACAACGAGCTCGTGCCGACGCCCAAGGGCATGGACCTCATCGCGTTCCTCGAACAGGCTGGCATCGACTTTCTCGTGTCGCCGCAGATGACCGGCGAGTGGGAGCAGAAGCTGCTGCGCATGGAGAAGGGCGATTACCGCCGCATTGCGTTCATGAGCGAGATCGCTGACCTGTCGACCGGCATGGTCAACACCATCCGCGCGAAACACGGCGAGCTGCCCGAGCCGGTTGCCAAGGCTCTCGACGCACCGTGCCCGAAATGCGGCGCCGCTGTTCATGTCGACGGCCGCGCGTATCAGTGCAGCGGCTGCGACTTCAAGGTATGGGGCGAAATCCTCGGCCGGCGGCTCACCGAGGGCGAGGCCAGCAAGCTGCTCGCCGATCGCAAAACCGGTGTTCTGTCCGGTTTCACCAGCCGCTCGTCGGGCAAGAAATTTTCAGCCGCGCTGAAACTCGACATCGATACCGGCAAGATCGACTTCGAATTCGAGGACCGTGCCGCGCCGGCGTCCAACGGCGAGGCGAAGCAGCTCAAGGCCAAGTGCCCGAAATGCTCGTCGGCCATCGAAGTGCAGGCATGGAACTACGCGTGTACCGGCTGCGACTTCAAGGTGCGCACCGAAATCGCGAGCCGCAAGCTCTCTGCCTCCGACGCCGAGACCCTCATCAGCAAGGGCAAGACGGGTGTGCTTGCAGGCTTCGTCAGCAAGTCGAAACGCAAGTTCTCGGCATCGCTGAAGCTCGACGCGAGCAACGGCAGCGTCACGTTCGAATTCGAAGATCGTAAGTGA